ggcatcaagggccagaaatccatcttggagagcaagctaAGGATGGAGAGCCCGGATTGatgaagggtgatgatcaagaaaggactagaggtaattgcatgttgggttttgcatggttatctcttctctctctatgtgGCCGAACTGGTTCTGtttgttgaaggaggaagaagtcgGTTTGGGTgttggcttcaagtgtggaggcttcTCTCTTCTTTAAAAAGGGAGAACAGCCACTGTTTGGAGCAAGGAGTaagatttgagagtgcaaggcacagagttctcagagctacctaagctagcagttcttcttctccttcaatgttttctgtttagtatttttctgtttaattttgtcatgtcttgagtctcatggaaaaaggcaaacagtgaagtttgtaagaaaaagtcatagagcagaaaaaggcagagagtgcaaaattaaaagaaaaagccatagctgtcttagagttcctttgtacatctgtgttgtgtttcatgattctgtgggaatccccttgtaagttgggttagcactttacaacttgtaatctggatgattatagtgaaattccatcattgttgtgatggagactggatgtaggttgcactgcacttagcagctgaaccaggatatatccgtgtgtaatcttctctctctcttcctacttcaattctgtttttgctgctcagatgaaaaataaaaaatgtctcgtgtcaagtgacgagacaaaatgaaaatgtctcgtggctagggacaagctaaaaacagaaaagtttcTTCAAAGTCCAGTAAGTGTTAGCAAgcgaaaaaggggctaagattcaaccccccttctcttagccactgaaaccatcaccAAATGTCATTCATTAACATAACATTCCATTCTTTAACATCATCCTTTCCTCGCAACAAACGCCCAAGTGTTTCTACAGCTAATGGCAACCCCTTACACCTCTTGACAATCTTTCTACCCACAGCCTCTAGTGTTGGGTTCCCGTTTGACTCTGGAAAACATGCGTTGGCTGCAAACAATAACCAACAAGACTCTTCCGACAACTCATTAAGAGTGCAAGAGGGACATGTTTGAACTACTGAAGCAACCTCGTGATTGCGAGTTGTTAGAAGAATTGTACTACCCTTAGCCCCACAGTGAAAAGGAGTTATAAATTGCTTCCACTTATCGGCATCATCGCTCCAGACATCGTCTAGAACAATAAAGAACTTCTTTCCCGACAAGATTTCCTGCAATTCATTTTGAAGCAAATTTAAACTCCCAAGGCTACAAGTAGTTTTTGTAATTTCCTCAATGGTTTTCTTTGTAATCTCAGCAACATCAAATGTTTCAGAGATGCAGACCCATGCTTTCAGATCAAATCCTTCCACGACACTGTACACCCATTTGGCTAAGGTTGTTTTACCAACCCCACCCATGCCAACAATAGGAATCACAGATAACTGAGATTCATTGTtgtcatttattgttttgattAGAGCTTGTTGATCATCCTCCCTTCCATATATGTTCCCTTCCATCAGACATGTGGTTTCTCGccatgatgacgatgatgatgatgatgacaagtTATTATCCTTGGTAGTCTTTTGAAGACCAAGGATATCTTTTTGCCTTACAAGAAATTCTATTCTTGAAACCACCCCTTCCATGTTATCTACCATCTTCCTATGTCGGTTGAGAAAGAAACTAGGCAAGACAGAACATACCTCCTTTTGAGTGGCGGCTTTGGTGAGTACAGCGTCCAGAAAGTCATCAGCATCATAAACAGCATCTCTCAGACAGTTGAGCCAATCCCTCACACGATCGTCGCCCAGTTGCTTGTACTCAGCATCATCAA
This sequence is a window from Arachis duranensis cultivar V14167 chromosome 2, aradu.V14167.gnm2.J7QH, whole genome shotgun sequence. Protein-coding genes within it:
- the LOC107472840 gene encoding putative disease resistance protein RGA1; the protein is MAGALVGGAFLSGFINVVFDRLLTTDTVNRVLGKKLGPGLVERLKISLHAAEAVLDDAEYKQLGDDRVRDWLNCLRDAVYDADDFLDAVLTKAATQKEVCSVLPSFFLNRHRKMVDNMEGVVSRIEFLVRQKDILGLQKTTKDNNLSSSSSSSSWRETTCLMEGNIYGREDDQQALIKTINDNNESQLSVIPIVGMGGVGKTTLAKWVYSVVEGFDLKAWVCISETFDVAEITKKTIEEITKTTCSLGSLNLLQNELQEILSGKKFFIVLDDVWSDDADKWKQFITPFHCGAKGSTILLTTRNHEVASVVQTCPSCTLNELSEESCWLLFAANACFPESNGNPTLEAVGRKIVKRCKGLPLAVETLGRLLRGKDDVKEWNVMLMNDIW